One Flavobacterium sp. 90 DNA segment encodes these proteins:
- a CDS encoding class I SAM-dependent methyltransferase: MDVLNKKHFLTVKDHSVSKEIFELYHDETLDMLITSPQPELQNLGRYYESEDYISHTDNKRSLFEKAYHFVKNIALKNKLNLINAEQSQKGKILDIGAGTGDFLLTAKNDGWKTVGVEPSERAKNIAKQKGISFVEEISELENNSFDVITMWHVLEHVPNLEFQIQELKRLLKPTGTLIIAVPNFKSYDAKYYNEFWAAYDVPIHFWHFSKKAIKSLFEKVDMKLEKVLPMKFDSFYVSLLSEKYKTGKMNYVSAFFVGLKSNLKASSTKEYSSHIYVLKNS; encoded by the coding sequence ATGGACGTTTTAAACAAAAAACATTTTCTTACCGTAAAAGACCATTCTGTGTCTAAAGAAATTTTCGAATTGTATCATGACGAAACTTTAGACATGTTGATTACATCTCCGCAACCTGAATTACAAAATTTAGGAAGATATTACGAAAGCGAAGATTATATTTCTCACACAGACAACAAACGTTCGTTATTTGAAAAAGCATATCACTTTGTGAAAAACATTGCTTTAAAAAATAAACTGAATTTGATCAATGCTGAACAATCTCAAAAAGGAAAAATTTTGGACATTGGTGCCGGAACCGGAGATTTTTTATTGACGGCAAAAAATGACGGTTGGAAAACTGTTGGAGTGGAACCAAGCGAGCGAGCAAAAAATATTGCAAAGCAAAAAGGAATTTCTTTCGTGGAAGAAATCAGCGAACTCGAAAATAATTCTTTTGACGTGATTACGATGTGGCACGTTTTAGAACACGTTCCAAATTTAGAATTTCAAATTCAGGAATTGAAGCGTTTATTGAAACCAACTGGAACATTAATTATTGCGGTTCCAAATTTCAAATCTTACGACGCAAAATATTATAACGAATTTTGGGCAGCTTATGATGTGCCAATTCACTTTTGGCATTTTTCAAAAAAAGCTATCAAATCGCTTTTTGAAAAAGTCGATATGAAATTGGAAAAAGTGCTTCCAATGAAATTTGATTCTTTTTATGTGAGTTTATTATCTGAAAAATACAAAACCGGAAAAATGAATTATGTGAGTGCATTTTTTGTGGGTTTAAAATCAAATTTAAAAGCGAGCAGCACAAAAGAGTATTCATCGCACATTTATGTCTTAAAAAACAGCTAA
- a CDS encoding OmpH family outer membrane protein, producing MKKALVIIALSIFAVSCNKTAEVKEVKTAYVDTSVLMKEYTEAKDLEAKYKAQAEEKGRQLQAEITRFKQDAASFQSQAQANGQAWAQQRGAELQKREQQLGYAQQALSQQLQQESGVEMDSLVSGVKKFIKEYGKKNGYSYIYGTGDAASILYAEEKYDITKDIIKALNDKYKAEPKADEKPAAKAGEEAKK from the coding sequence ATGAAAAAAGCATTAGTAATTATCGCACTTTCAATTTTCGCCGTTTCATGTAATAAAACTGCAGAAGTTAAGGAAGTAAAAACAGCTTACGTAGATACTTCGGTTTTAATGAAAGAGTACACTGAAGCAAAAGACCTTGAAGCAAAATACAAAGCACAAGCGGAGGAAAAGGGAAGACAACTACAGGCTGAGATTACGCGTTTTAAACAAGACGCTGCTAGTTTTCAAAGTCAGGCACAGGCAAACGGTCAGGCTTGGGCTCAACAAAGAGGTGCTGAATTGCAAAAAAGAGAACAACAATTGGGTTATGCTCAACAAGCTTTGTCTCAACAATTGCAACAAGAAAGTGGTGTTGAAATGGATTCTCTAGTAAGTGGAGTTAAAAAATTCATCAAAGAGTACGGTAAGAAAAACGGTTATTCTTATATCTACGGAACAGGTGATGCAGCATCTATTTTATACGCTGAAGAGAAATATGATATTACAAAAGATATCATTAAAGCGTTGAACGATAAATACAAAGCAGAACCTAAAGCAGACGAAAAACCAGCTGCTAAAGCAGGTGAAGAAGCTAAAAAATAA
- the mnmG gene encoding tRNA uridine-5-carboxymethylaminomethyl(34) synthesis enzyme MnmG, producing the protein MFLEEYDVIVVGAGHAGSEAAAAAANLGSKTLLVTMSLQNIAQMSCNPAMGGIAKGQIVREIDALGGYSGIVSDRTAIQFKMLNKSKGPAMWSPRVQSDRMRFAEEWRMMLEGTPNLDFYQEMVKGLIIENGKIKGIKTSLGVEIRSKSVVLTNGTFLNGLIHIGEKQFGGGRAGESAATGITEDLVKAGFESGRMKTGTPPRVDGRSLDYSKMNEEKGDAKPDKFSYSDLTVPLTNQRSCYMTYTSLDVHDILREGFDRSPMFNGRIKSLGPRYCPSIEDKINRFADKERHQLFVEPEGWNTCEVYVNGFSTSLPEDIQFKALRSVVGFENVKFFRPGYAIEYDYFPPTQLKHTLETKLVEGLYFAGQINGTTGYEEAASQGLMAGINAHLKVHEKAPLILKRDEAYIGVLIDDLITKGTEEPYRMFTSRAEYRTLLRQDNADFRLTPMSHEIGLASEARLRRMEKKLNESEKMVAFFRETSVSVAETNPILEAKETAPITQGDKMFKVFSRPQIELEDMLKFEKVKEYIESNDVDQEILEQAEIQVKYSGYIEKERNNADKLTRLEEVKIPENFDYNKIKSMSIEAKQKLSKIRPVTISQASRISGVSPSDISVLLIYMGR; encoded by the coding sequence ATGTTTTTAGAAGAATACGATGTTATTGTAGTTGGTGCAGGTCATGCTGGATCTGAAGCCGCGGCAGCGGCCGCAAATTTAGGATCAAAAACTTTATTGGTTACCATGAGTCTGCAGAACATTGCGCAGATGTCTTGCAACCCAGCGATGGGAGGAATTGCAAAAGGACAGATTGTGCGTGAGATTGATGCGCTTGGAGGATATTCGGGAATTGTTTCCGATCGCACGGCAATTCAATTCAAGATGTTGAACAAGTCGAAAGGACCAGCAATGTGGTCGCCAAGAGTTCAAAGTGATCGAATGCGTTTTGCCGAAGAATGGAGAATGATGTTGGAGGGAACTCCAAATCTTGATTTCTACCAAGAGATGGTGAAAGGTTTGATTATTGAGAACGGAAAGATTAAAGGAATCAAAACTTCATTGGGAGTAGAGATTCGATCTAAATCTGTTGTGTTGACAAATGGAACTTTTTTGAATGGTTTGATTCATATCGGAGAAAAACAATTCGGAGGAGGAAGAGCAGGCGAAAGTGCTGCAACTGGAATTACCGAAGATTTGGTGAAAGCCGGATTTGAATCAGGAAGAATGAAAACAGGAACGCCACCAAGAGTTGATGGACGTTCTTTGGATTATTCGAAAATGAACGAAGAAAAAGGAGATGCAAAACCGGATAAGTTTTCTTATTCTGATTTAACCGTTCCGTTAACAAATCAAAGATCTTGTTATATGACGTACACGTCATTGGATGTTCATGATATTTTAAGAGAAGGTTTTGATCGTTCGCCAATGTTCAACGGAAGAATCAAAAGTCTCGGTCCAAGATATTGCCCTTCGATAGAGGATAAGATTAATCGTTTTGCTGATAAAGAGCGTCACCAATTATTTGTTGAGCCGGAAGGTTGGAATACTTGTGAGGTTTATGTGAATGGATTTTCAACTTCGCTTCCGGAGGATATTCAATTTAAAGCTTTGCGTTCAGTTGTAGGTTTTGAAAATGTGAAATTCTTCCGTCCAGGTTATGCGATCGAATATGACTATTTCCCTCCAACACAATTGAAACATACTTTGGAAACGAAGTTAGTTGAAGGTTTATATTTTGCCGGACAAATAAATGGAACGACAGGATATGAAGAAGCAGCTTCGCAAGGTTTAATGGCAGGAATAAATGCGCATTTAAAAGTGCATGAAAAAGCGCCATTGATTTTGAAACGTGATGAAGCTTATATTGGAGTTTTGATTGACGACTTGATTACGAAAGGAACGGAAGAACCATATCGTATGTTTACGTCAAGAGCAGAATACAGAACATTGTTGCGTCAAGATAATGCAGACTTTAGATTAACGCCAATGTCGCATGAAATTGGTTTGGCTTCTGAAGCTCGTTTACGAAGAATGGAAAAGAAATTAAACGAATCTGAAAAGATGGTTGCTTTCTTCAGAGAGACGAGTGTTTCGGTTGCAGAAACAAATCCAATTTTGGAAGCGAAAGAAACAGCTCCAATTACGCAAGGTGATAAAATGTTTAAAGTTTTCTCACGTCCTCAAATTGAATTGGAGGATATGTTGAAATTTGAAAAAGTAAAAGAGTATATCGAATCGAATGATGTAGATCAAGAGATTTTAGAACAAGCCGAAATTCAGGTTAAATATTCTGGATATATCGAAAAGGAAAGAAATAACGCTGATAAACTTACTCGTTTAGAAGAAGTGAAAATTCCGGAGAATTTCGATTATAACAAAATCAAATCAATGTCAATTGAAGCAAAACAAAAATTGAGCAAGATTCGTCCTGTGACAATTTCTCAAGCTTCAAGAATAAGCGGAGTGTCACCAAGTGATATTTCCGTATTGTTGATTTATATGGGAAGGTAA
- the trpS gene encoding tryptophan--tRNA ligase has translation MAKILTGVQSTGTPHLGNLLGAIIPAIELSNDPANESFLFIADLHSVTQIKDGKTLRQNTYSTAAAWLACGLNPDKVTFYRQSDVSQTTELTWYLSCFFPFQRLSLATSFKDKADRLEDVNAGLFTYPMLMAADILLYNAEFVPVGKDQSQHLEITRDVASRFNHQMGETFVIPEAKIQEDSMLIPGTNGGKMSKSANNIINIFEDDKALRKQVMSIETDSTPLEDPKNPDTCNAFAIYALLANETQIAEMRANYLGGNYGYGHAKQALFELITEKFKTEREKYNYYINNLEEVDALLKKGAGKASVIADGVLAKVREILGFGK, from the coding sequence ATGGCAAAAATACTAACTGGTGTTCAGAGTACTGGAACGCCACATTTGGGAAATTTATTAGGCGCAATTATTCCTGCAATTGAATTATCGAATGATCCTGCAAACGAATCTTTTTTGTTTATTGCTGATTTACACTCAGTTACGCAAATAAAAGACGGTAAAACATTAAGACAAAATACATACAGCACTGCAGCGGCTTGGCTTGCTTGCGGTCTAAATCCCGATAAAGTTACATTCTACAGACAATCTGATGTGAGTCAAACTACTGAACTGACTTGGTATTTAAGTTGCTTTTTTCCGTTTCAACGTTTAAGTTTGGCAACTTCTTTTAAAGATAAAGCAGATCGTTTAGAGGACGTTAACGCGGGACTTTTTACGTATCCGATGTTAATGGCAGCTGATATTTTGCTTTACAATGCTGAATTTGTTCCGGTTGGAAAAGACCAATCACAACATTTAGAAATTACTCGTGATGTCGCTTCTCGTTTCAATCACCAAATGGGAGAAACGTTTGTAATTCCAGAAGCTAAAATTCAGGAAGATAGTATGTTGATTCCGGGAACAAATGGCGGAAAAATGAGTAAATCTGCTAATAACATTATCAACATTTTCGAGGATGATAAAGCTTTACGCAAACAAGTCATGAGTATTGAAACAGATAGTACTCCACTTGAAGATCCTAAAAATCCGGATACTTGTAATGCTTTTGCAATCTATGCTCTTTTAGCAAATGAAACTCAAATTGCAGAAATGAGAGCGAATTATCTTGGTGGAAATTATGGTTACGGTCACGCCAAACAAGCTTTGTTTGAATTGATTACCGAAAAATTTAAAACCGAAAGAGAAAAATACAATTACTACATCAACAACCTTGAAGAAGTTGATGCACTTTTGAAAAAAGGTGCTGGAAAAGCTTCTGTAATTGCTGATGGCGTTCTCGCCAAAGTTCGAGAAATACTTGGATTTGGTAAATAA
- the ybeY gene encoding rRNA maturation RNase YbeY, with amino-acid sequence MINFIYETEFTLDNEQAFADWLSAVIVSENKNEGEINYIFCDDEYLHKINVEYLNHDTLTDIISFDYTVGNELNGDIFVSVERVEDNAKDFNVSFIEELKRVLAHGILHYCGYKDKSDSEAELMRSKEDEKIAMFHVEQ; translated from the coding sequence ATGATCAATTTTATTTACGAAACCGAATTTACTTTAGATAACGAACAAGCCTTTGCAGATTGGTTAAGTGCTGTAATCGTTTCTGAAAACAAAAACGAAGGTGAGATAAATTACATTTTTTGTGATGATGAATATCTTCATAAGATAAATGTAGAATATCTAAATCACGATACACTAACAGATATTATCAGTTTTGATTACACAGTTGGTAATGAATTAAACGGAGATATATTTGTTTCTGTTGAAAGAGTAGAGGATAATGCTAAGGATTTTAATGTTTCTTTTATTGAAGAATTGAAACGAGTTCTTGCTCACGGTATACTACATTATTGTGGATACAAAGATAAGAGTGATTCTGAAGCTGAACTTATGCGTTCAAAAGAAGATGAAAAGATTGCAATGTTTCACGTGGAACAGTAA
- the dprA gene encoding DNA-processing protein DprA, producing the protein MSDQELFYLLALLKVDGVGDIMAKKLMSHCGNAEAVFKTKRNQLSAIDGVGGVLLNNLNDKVVFEKANQELEFIKSNGINVSFFQDENYPDRLKHCIDSPVLIFSTGNINLKNKKLISIVGTRQITSYGMEFCKKLIEDLVPLDPVIVSGFAYGVDITAHQLAVENNLQTIGVLAHGLNQIYPKMHKKYVAKMEENGGFITEFWSSSNPDKENFVRRNRIVAGMTEATIVIESADKGGSLITANIANDYNRDVFAVPGRVTDKYSQGCNNLIKTQKANVLTTAADLVYILNWDVENKSKPVQKQLFVELEPDEQKVYDFLLKNGKEILDFIALQCDFPIYKISGILLNMELKGVIRPLPGKLFEAI; encoded by the coding sequence ATGTCAGATCAGGAATTGTTTTATTTATTAGCCTTATTAAAAGTGGATGGAGTGGGAGATATTATGGCGAAAAAATTGATGTCTCACTGCGGAAATGCAGAAGCTGTTTTTAAAACTAAGAGGAATCAATTATCTGCTATTGATGGAGTTGGAGGAGTTTTATTAAATAATTTAAATGACAAAGTTGTTTTCGAAAAAGCCAATCAGGAACTTGAATTTATAAAATCTAATGGGATAAATGTTTCGTTTTTTCAGGATGAAAATTATCCGGATCGGTTGAAACATTGCATTGATTCGCCGGTTTTGATATTTTCCACGGGAAACATTAATTTGAAAAATAAAAAATTAATTAGTATAGTCGGAACTCGTCAGATTACTTCTTACGGAATGGAATTCTGTAAAAAACTTATTGAAGATCTGGTTCCGCTTGATCCTGTGATTGTAAGCGGATTTGCCTATGGAGTTGATATTACAGCGCATCAATTGGCTGTCGAAAATAACTTACAGACAATTGGAGTTTTAGCGCATGGTTTAAACCAAATTTATCCAAAAATGCATAAAAAGTACGTTGCAAAAATGGAGGAAAATGGCGGATTCATTACTGAATTTTGGAGTTCTTCAAATCCTGATAAAGAGAATTTCGTACGCAGAAACCGCATTGTTGCAGGAATGACCGAGGCTACAATCGTTATTGAATCTGCAGATAAAGGCGGTTCGCTAATTACAGCAAATATAGCAAATGATTATAACCGTGACGTTTTTGCCGTTCCCGGAAGAGTAACGGATAAATACAGTCAAGGCTGTAATAACTTAATTAAGACACAAAAAGCAAACGTACTAACCACAGCTGCCGATTTGGTTTATATTTTAAACTGGGACGTCGAAAACAAGTCAAAACCAGTACAGAAACAATTGTTTGTCGAATTGGAACCTGACGAGCAAAAAGTTTATGATTTTCTCTTAAAAAACGGAAAAGAGATATTGGATTTTATCGCGCTTCAATGCGATTTTCCGATTTATAAAATATCAGGAATTCTTTTGAATATGGAACTTAAAGGTGTTATTAGGCCTTTGCCTGGGAAACTGTTTGAGGCGATTTGA
- a CDS encoding GxxExxY protein: MTENEISNIIIGLAIDVHKALGPGLLENAYQECLFYKIKQRGLLVEKEKTMPITFEEIKLDCGYRVDLLVENKFTIEIKSVESLTTVHLAQILTYLKLGKYKLGLLINFNELLLKNGIRRVINDK; the protein is encoded by the coding sequence ATGACAGAAAACGAGATTTCAAATATTATAATTGGATTAGCAATTGATGTTCATAAAGCATTGGGACCCGGTTTATTGGAGAATGCTTATCAAGAATGTTTGTTCTATAAAATTAAACAACGCGGACTTCTTGTCGAAAAGGAGAAAACAATGCCAATCACCTTTGAAGAGATAAAATTAGATTGTGGATATCGTGTCGATTTACTGGTAGAAAACAAATTTACAATTGAAATTAAAAGTGTCGAATCGCTTACAACAGTTCATTTAGCGCAAATCCTAACCTATCTAAAATTAGGAAAATACAAACTTGGACTTCTAATAAACTTCAACGAACTTCTCCTAAAAAATGGCATAAGAAGAGTAATCAATGACAAATAG
- a CDS encoding helix-turn-helix domain-containing protein — translation MQNVSEAAAYTLQFINQTQKSIFLTGKAGTGKTTLLREIIATTHKNTVVVAPTGIAALNAGGVTIHSMFQLPFSAFIPSYEEASQFTETVKFENKETLRRHFKMNNVKRNVIKNMELLIIDEVSMLRADLLDAIDFMMQTVRKNTKAFGGVQVLFIGDLLQLPPVIRDEEWRTLRNYYKGKFFFHSHVIQQNPPLYIELSKIYRQSDDTFISVLNNLRNNQITPQDVQVLNEYVKPDFDLKNNPGYITLTTHNAKADSINELAIGDLAGNEFAYQPFIVGDFPEKIFPVEENLKLKVGAQVMFVKNDASFEKRYFNGKMGVVKSLSAEEIFIHFPEEDKTIEVEKYEWKNIRYKVNDLTKEVEEEVLGTFAHYPLKLAWAITVHKSQGLTFEKAALDVSQVFLPGQAYVALSRLTSLNGLILLSPLQMNGISNDQDVMDYALNKATEDVLKNSLHFETKNFIHNYLINSFNWADLSQEWRNHRFSYNENAVASEKSKHSVWAHKRLETIDALIDPSQKFVHQLNKIFNKETVDLIFVQERVVAAYDYFFKPMDKLVTDLLQKMAEIQKFKKVKEFYEELAFLDDLQTKAVLRLMKAKLLIEIVVAGETICKEKLSSTAIKNYKLDKIAKIREEFNMANTDIFKSEEPVVRYTARKLDKTVPKAEKKTTVEETHDLWLAKNSIEDIARMRKLTVQTVESHLVKLIQAKKVEISDVLSYDKILALREAFQFYQEESLSPLKEKHGDEFTWDELKMFKASIN, via the coding sequence ATGCAAAACGTTTCAGAAGCAGCTGCTTACACCTTACAATTCATCAATCAAACACAAAAATCGATCTTTCTGACTGGTAAAGCAGGAACAGGAAAAACTACGCTTTTACGCGAAATTATTGCCACAACGCACAAAAACACTGTAGTTGTTGCTCCAACAGGAATTGCGGCTTTAAATGCCGGCGGAGTCACTATTCATTCGATGTTTCAATTGCCATTTTCGGCATTTATTCCGTCTTATGAAGAAGCTTCGCAGTTTACGGAAACTGTAAAATTCGAGAATAAAGAAACACTTCGCAGGCATTTCAAAATGAATAATGTCAAGCGTAATGTGATCAAAAACATGGAGTTATTGATTATTGATGAAGTCAGTATGTTACGTGCAGATTTGCTGGATGCGATCGATTTTATGATGCAGACTGTTCGTAAAAACACGAAAGCTTTTGGTGGCGTTCAGGTGCTTTTTATAGGAGATTTATTGCAGCTTCCGCCCGTAATCAGGGATGAAGAATGGCGAACTTTACGCAATTATTACAAAGGGAAATTCTTTTTTCATTCACATGTAATTCAGCAAAATCCGCCTTTGTATATTGAACTTTCAAAGATTTATCGTCAGTCAGATGATACATTTATTTCGGTTTTGAATAACTTGAGAAACAATCAGATTACGCCTCAGGATGTTCAGGTTTTAAACGAATATGTAAAGCCCGATTTTGACTTAAAAAATAATCCGGGATATATAACTCTTACAACGCATAATGCTAAAGCTGATTCGATTAACGAATTGGCAATTGGTGATTTAGCTGGAAATGAGTTTGCTTATCAGCCTTTTATTGTTGGGGATTTTCCGGAAAAAATATTTCCTGTAGAGGAAAATTTAAAACTGAAAGTTGGCGCACAAGTCATGTTTGTTAAAAACGATGCTTCTTTTGAAAAGCGCTATTTCAACGGAAAAATGGGAGTTGTAAAATCGCTTTCGGCGGAAGAAATTTTTATTCATTTTCCTGAAGAAGACAAAACAATTGAAGTTGAAAAATACGAGTGGAAAAACATTCGATACAAAGTAAACGATCTCACAAAGGAAGTTGAAGAAGAGGTTTTAGGTACATTTGCGCATTATCCGTTAAAGTTGGCTTGGGCAATAACCGTTCATAAAAGTCAGGGTTTAACTTTTGAGAAAGCTGCGCTCGATGTATCGCAAGTTTTTTTACCCGGACAAGCATATGTTGCATTATCGCGTTTGACGTCCTTAAATGGGCTTATTTTGCTTTCTCCGCTGCAGATGAATGGTATTTCGAACGATCAAGATGTGATGGATTATGCTTTAAACAAAGCGACAGAAGACGTCTTGAAAAATTCGTTGCATTTTGAAACCAAGAATTTTATTCACAACTATTTGATTAACAGTTTTAATTGGGCCGATTTATCTCAGGAATGGCGCAATCACCGTTTCAGCTATAATGAAAATGCAGTTGCATCAGAAAAATCTAAACATTCCGTTTGGGCGCATAAACGCTTAGAAACGATTGATGCTTTGATTGATCCTTCGCAGAAATTCGTTCATCAGCTCAATAAAATTTTCAATAAAGAAACAGTTGATTTGATCTTTGTTCAGGAAAGGGTAGTGGCAGCTTACGATTATTTCTTTAAACCAATGGATAAACTGGTAACGGATCTTTTGCAGAAAATGGCCGAAATTCAGAAATTCAAAAAGGTTAAAGAGTTCTATGAAGAATTGGCTTTTTTAGACGATTTGCAAACGAAAGCAGTTTTACGCTTAATGAAGGCCAAATTGCTAATAGAAATTGTTGTTGCAGGAGAAACCATATGTAAAGAAAAATTGTCGTCTACAGCGATTAAAAACTACAAATTAGACAAGATTGCCAAGATCCGAGAGGAATTCAATATGGCGAACACGGATATTTTTAAATCTGAAGAGCCTGTAGTTCGTTATACGGCAAGAAAATTGGATAAAACGGTACCAAAGGCGGAAAAGAAAACAACCGTAGAAGAAACCCATGATTTGTGGCTTGCAAAAAATTCGATTGAAGATATTGCGCGAATGAGAAAACTAACTGTTCAAACGGTAGAATCGCATTTGGTTAAACTAATTCAGGCAAAAAAAGTGGAGATTTCAGATGTCTTGTCTTATGATAAAATACTGGCATTGCGTGAAGCTTTTCAATTCTATCAGGAAGAATCTTTAAGTCCGCTGAAAGAAAAACACGGAGACGAATTTACTTGGGATGAACTTAAAATGTTCAAGGCCAGCATAAATTGA
- a CDS encoding lysophospholipid acyltransferase family protein has translation MKGIKIVFWVLWRIWFYILMAIPILIMLPFLLISIISESGYPYFFKMARIWAKFILFGMGFYYKVEREQKLIKKKSYMIVANHTSMTDIMLMLAVVRNPFVFVGKKELSKIPLFGFFYKRTCILVDRNSSKSKNEVFKRAQSRLNQGLSICIFPEGGVPDDETILLDEFKDGAFRLAIEHQIPIVPIVFADNKERFSYTFLSGSPGKMRVKVLPFVETEGLGSENRKELRDKVRQLIYKGLLEFKKEK, from the coding sequence ATGAAAGGAATTAAAATTGTTTTTTGGGTTTTATGGCGTATTTGGTTTTACATCTTAATGGCCATTCCGATATTGATTATGCTACCGTTTTTGCTGATTTCTATTATATCAGAGAGTGGATATCCCTATTTCTTTAAAATGGCCCGCATTTGGGCTAAATTCATCCTTTTCGGCATGGGTTTCTATTATAAAGTCGAACGAGAACAGAAGCTGATTAAAAAGAAAAGCTACATGATCGTAGCAAATCATACTTCAATGACCGATATCATGTTGATGTTGGCTGTAGTTAGAAATCCGTTTGTTTTTGTTGGAAAAAAAGAACTTTCGAAGATTCCGTTGTTTGGATTTTTCTATAAAAGAACTTGTATTTTGGTGGATCGAAATTCTTCGAAAAGTAAAAATGAAGTTTTCAAGAGAGCACAAAGTCGACTTAATCAAGGACTTAGTATTTGTATTTTCCCAGAAGGCGGAGTTCCGGATGATGAAACTATTTTGCTGGATGAATTCAAAGATGGCGCTTTTAGATTAGCAATCGAACATCAGATACCAATTGTTCCTATTGTTTTTGCGGATAATAAAGAACGTTTCTCGTATACTTTTTTAAGTGGAAGTCCAGGAAAAATGCGCGTAAAAGTTTTACCTTTTGTTGAAACAGAAGGACTTGGAAGTGAAAATAGAAAAGAGCTTCGTGATAAAGTAAGACAGCTGATTTATAAAGGTTTACTGGAATTTAAAAAAGAAAAGTAA
- a CDS encoding SPOR domain-containing protein yields MKIETYIGQLLYRYQCVTVPGFGAFLTEIQSAQLNESTNSFFPPKKMISFNSHLKNNDGLLANHVANAEKTSYGFAVSAIAFEVVSWKKTLEENGTIYLKGVGEIRYNSEKNIIFTPNDQTNYLTSSFGLSPFVSPLVKKEIFEKKIEKLSERETVSLYENEESRSTNPFLKYAAIIVLGLGITGSIGYPLYQNQIATKTLIVETAVQKKVQNKIQEATFLIQNPLPAVTLSVDSAKVETVDEKVMPYHIMAGAYRSEQNARKAYNQLIKDGYKARMLGENKHGLFPVLYGSYPTMAEAEKAQKEIQKGENPDAWILVESL; encoded by the coding sequence ATGAAAATCGAAACTTACATAGGACAGTTATTGTATCGTTATCAGTGTGTAACGGTTCCCGGGTTCGGCGCTTTTTTAACCGAAATTCAGTCGGCTCAGCTTAATGAAAGCACAAATTCGTTTTTTCCTCCCAAAAAAATGATCTCTTTTAACAGCCATCTGAAAAATAACGATGGACTGCTGGCAAATCATGTCGCAAATGCAGAAAAAACATCTTATGGTTTTGCTGTAAGTGCTATTGCTTTTGAGGTTGTAAGCTGGAAAAAAACATTAGAAGAAAACGGTACTATTTACCTGAAAGGAGTTGGCGAAATTCGCTATAATTCCGAAAAAAATATAATTTTCACACCAAACGATCAGACCAATTATCTAACAAGTTCTTTTGGATTAAGTCCATTTGTTTCACCGTTAGTTAAAAAAGAAATTTTCGAGAAAAAAATCGAGAAACTTTCAGAAAGAGAAACTGTGTCATTGTATGAAAATGAAGAAAGCAGATCAACGAATCCGTTTTTAAAATATGCTGCAATTATTGTCTTAGGTCTTGGAATTACTGGTAGTATTGGATATCCATTATACCAAAATCAAATTGCTACTAAAACATTAATTGTAGAAACTGCAGTTCAGAAAAAAGTACAAAACAAGATTCAAGAAGCAACCTTTCTTATTCAGAATCCACTTCCTGCAGTGACACTTTCAGTAGACTCTGCAAAGGTTGAAACTGTCGATGAAAAAGTAATGCCGTATCACATTATGGCTGGAGCTTACAGAAGCGAACAAAATGCAAGAAAAGCATATAACCAATTAATAAAAGACGGTTATAAAGCAAGAATGCTTGGCGAAAACAAACATGGCCTTTTCCCTGTTTTGTACGGAAGCTATCCTACAATGGCAGAAGCTGAAAAAGCACAAAAAGAAATTCAAAAAGGTGAAAATCCAGATGCCTGGATCTTAGTTGAATCACTATAA